ATGCTAAATTGGTGCTTGCTCATATCTTCTATTGTGACGATTAGCAGCAAAGGTGGTAAATAATGGAAATTCCCATTGACAGTCTGTGGAGTCAGGTGCTAGAGCGCTTACAAATAGAACTATCTCGTCCCACCTTTGAAACTTGGATTAAAACTGCAAGTGCAGAGCGGTTAGAAAATAATTGTTTGGTCATAATTACTCCTAATCCTTTTGCTCGCAATTGGTTACAAAAATATTACATCAACACCATTGCTAATGTAGTACGAGATATTCTGGGGCATCCTATAGAAATTTATATTACCGTTGCTCAAGGTGATGCAGTCGCTCATCTGGGTGAAGCAGAAGTTTCTTGGGAATTACCAAACCAAAACGTTGTCTCTGAAAATGTTCCTAAAAAAGGACAAACAACTACTAAATTAAACTCTAAATATATATTTTCTCGTTTTGTAGTAGGAGCCAACAATCGCATGGCTCATGCAGCATCTTTGGCTGTTGCTGAATCTCCAGGCAAGGAATTTAATCCCTTATTTTTATGCGGTGGTGTAGGCTTGGGAAAAACTCACCTCATGCAAGCTATTGGGCATTATCGCTGGGAAATTGATCGAGATTCTAAAATATTTTATGTGTCTACAGAACAGTTTACTAATGATTTAATTACAGCAATTCGTAATGATAGTATGCAAAAATTCCGGGAGCATTACCGCGCTGCTGATGTTTTGCTAGTAGATGATATTCAGTTTATTGAGGGTAAAGAATATACCCAAGAAGAATTTTTTCATACTTTTAATACTTTACATGAAGCTGGGAAGCAAGTTGTAATTGCTTCCGACCGTCCCCCTAACCAAATTCCTCGGCTGCAAGAA
Above is a window of Nostoc sp. UHCC 0702 DNA encoding:
- the dnaA gene encoding chromosomal replication initiator protein DnaA, with the protein product MEIPIDSLWSQVLERLQIELSRPTFETWIKTASAERLENNCLVIITPNPFARNWLQKYYINTIANVVRDILGHPIEIYITVAQGDAVAHLGEAEVSWELPNQNVVSENVPKKGQTTTKLNSKYIFSRFVVGANNRMAHAASLAVAESPGKEFNPLFLCGGVGLGKTHLMQAIGHYRWEIDRDSKIFYVSTEQFTNDLITAIRNDSMQKFREHYRAADVLLVDDIQFIEGKEYTQEEFFHTFNTLHEAGKQVVIASDRPPNQIPRLQERLCSRFSMGLIADIQTPDLETRMAILQKKAEYDNIRLPRDVIEYIAFHFTSNIRELEGALIRAVAYISIWGLPMTVENIAPVLETPSEKVKATSEAILTVVADAFNVSIEDLKSNSRRREISWARQIGMYLMRQHTDLSLPRIGEEFGGKDHTTVIYSHDKIAQLRESDRSLAQTLRQLSDRINMTSRS